In one window of Ovis aries strain OAR_USU_Benz2616 breed Rambouillet chromosome 5, ARS-UI_Ramb_v3.0, whole genome shotgun sequence DNA:
- the LOC106991051 gene encoding large ribosomal subunit protein uL22-like, with the protein MVRYSLDPENPTKSCKSRGSNLRVHFKNTRETAQAIKGMHIRKATKYLKDVTLKKQCVPFRRYNGGVGRCAQAKQWGWTQGRWPKKSAEFLLHMLKNAESNAELKGLDVDSLVIEHIQVNKAPKMRHRTYRAHGRINPYMSSPCHIEMILTEKEQIVPKPEEEVAQKKKISQKKLKKQKLMARE; encoded by the coding sequence ATGGTGCGCTATTCACTTgacccagaaaaccccacaaaatcatgcaaatcaagaGGTTCAAATCTTCGTGTACACTTTAAGAACACTCGTGAAACTGCCCAGGCCATAAAGGGTATGCATATCCGAAAAGCCACCAAGTATCTGAAGGACGTCACGTTAAAGAAGCAGTGTGTGCCGTTCCGCCGCTACAACGGTGGAGTTGGCAGGTGTGCACAGGCCAAACAGTGGGGCTGGACTCAGGGTCGATGGCCCAAAAAGAGTGCTGAATTTTTACTACACATGCTCAAAAATGCAGAGAGTAATGCTGAACTTAAGGGCTTAGATGTAGATTCTCTGGTCATTGAGCACATCCAAGTGAACAAAGCCCCCAAGATGCGACACAGGACTTACAGAGCTCACGGTCGGATCAACCCCTACATGAGCTCTCCCTGCCACATTGAGATGAtccttactgaaaaagaacagattgttcctaaaccagaagaggaggttgcacagaagaaaaagatatcccagaagaaactgaagaaacaaaaacttatggcCCGGGAATAA